The Buttiauxella selenatireducens genome has a window encoding:
- the lldR gene encoding transcriptional regulator LldR, with amino-acid sequence MSNQPRLADHLVERVKALINERKLEAGMRLPAERQLAAEMGVSRSSLREAIQKLISEGVLISRRGGGTFVRYEVQAWSEQRIVQPLKTLVENDPNYRYDILEARHAIEASTAWYAAMRATPADKEKLIACFDATVKFKESDDPDLAAQADVRFHLAIAEASHNIVLLQTMRGFFDLLQSSVMHSRQRMYTVPAIFAGLTEQHNELLQAILAGDPERARLAAKTHLGFVHTTIKNLHEDEARQARISRLPDEDTDVKRDEIP; translated from the coding sequence ATGAGCAACCAACCGCGCCTGGCCGACCATCTGGTTGAGCGCGTAAAAGCATTAATTAACGAACGTAAGCTGGAGGCGGGCATGCGGTTGCCCGCCGAACGCCAGTTGGCCGCCGAGATGGGCGTTTCGCGCTCATCTCTTCGTGAAGCCATTCAAAAATTGATCAGCGAAGGCGTATTAATTAGCCGTCGTGGCGGCGGCACGTTTGTGCGTTACGAAGTTCAGGCCTGGTCTGAGCAACGCATTGTGCAGCCACTTAAAACGCTGGTTGAGAACGATCCAAACTATCGCTACGACATTCTGGAAGCGCGGCACGCAATAGAAGCCAGCACCGCCTGGTATGCCGCAATGCGTGCAACCCCGGCAGATAAAGAGAAGCTCATTGCCTGCTTTGACGCGACGGTGAAATTCAAAGAAAGTGACGATCCTGACCTGGCCGCCCAGGCAGATGTGCGCTTTCATCTGGCGATTGCCGAAGCCTCGCATAACATCGTGTTACTTCAGACGATGCGCGGCTTTTTCGACCTGCTGCAATCCTCTGTGATGCACAGCCGCCAACGCATGTACACCGTGCCCGCTATTTTTGCGGGGCTCACCGAACAACATAACGAACTGCTGCAGGCTATTTTGGCCGGCGATCCTGAACGCGCACGCCTCGCGGCGAAAACCCACCTCGGGTTTGTCCATACCACCATCAAAAACCTGCATGAAGACGAAGCTCGACAGGCGCGGATTAGCCGCCTGCCCGATGAAGATACCGACGTAAAAAGGGACGAAATTCCATGA